One genomic window of Gossypium hirsutum isolate 1008001.06 chromosome D11, Gossypium_hirsutum_v2.1, whole genome shotgun sequence includes the following:
- the LOC121223101 gene encoding uncharacterized protein isoform X1, with protein sequence MNVIEQCSKKLEAGIKQILISVMSGDNQLIKSEIDYHEVIYGIYHCAPQILSGVVPYLTGELLADQLDTRLKAVRLVGSLFALPGANICEAFQPIFLEFLKRLTDRVVDVRMFVFEHVKICLLSDPSRPEAPQIILVRKLVRVGSLSELYHTIYRLFWYFWLSNFGYNDMCRLFWLMIAYMFCYVFSHLNWLVFWYILLCMYKWPYHD encoded by the exons ATGAATGTCATAGAGCAGTGTTCAAAAAAACTTGAAGCTGGCATAAAACAGATTCTTATTTCAGTGATGTCTGGAGATAATCAATTAATAAAAAGTGAAATTGACTATCATGAAGTTATCTATGGCATTTATCATTGTGCTCCTCAGATATTGTCAGGAGTTGTCCCATACCTCACAGGAGAGCTGTTG GCTGATCAATTAGACACTCGTCTGAAAGCTGTGAGATTGGTTGGATCCCTTTTTGCTCTGCCTGGTGCTAATATATGTGAAGCATTTCAGccaatatttttagaatttttgaagaGGTTGACTGATAGAGTTGTCGATGTTAGAATGTTTGTCTTTGAACATGTTAAGATCTGTCTGTTGTCAGATCCCTCTAGACCTGAGGCTCCTCAAATAATCT tagttcgaaagctcgttcgggttggaagcttgtcggagctatatcacactatctatcggctattttggtacttttggttatctaattttggttataatgacatgtgtaggttattttggctaatgatagcctatatgttttgttatgtttttagccatttgaattggcttgtgttttggtatattttgctaTGTATGTATAAATGGCCTTATCATGATTGA
- the LOC121223101 gene encoding uncharacterized protein isoform X2 produces the protein MNVIEQCSKKLEAGIKQILISVMSGDNQLIKSEIDYHEVIYGIYHCAPQILSGVVPYLTGELLADQLDTRLKAVRLVGSLFALPGANICEAFQPIFLEFLKRLTDRVVDVRMFVFEHVKICLLSDPSRPEAPQIISALCDRLLDYDENVRKQVVDVICDVACYSLVSIPVQAVKLVVDH, from the exons ATGAATGTCATAGAGCAGTGTTCAAAAAAACTTGAAGCTGGCATAAAACAGATTCTTATTTCAGTGATGTCTGGAGATAATCAATTAATAAAAAGTGAAATTGACTATCATGAAGTTATCTATGGCATTTATCATTGTGCTCCTCAGATATTGTCAGGAGTTGTCCCATACCTCACAGGAGAGCTGTTG GCTGATCAATTAGACACTCGTCTGAAAGCTGTGAGATTGGTTGGATCCCTTTTTGCTCTGCCTGGTGCTAATATATGTGAAGCATTTCAGccaatatttttagaatttttgaagaGGTTGACTGATAGAGTTGTCGATGTTAGAATGTTTGTCTTTGAACATGTTAAGATCTGTCTGTTGTCAGATCCCTCTAGACCTGAGGCTCCTCAAATAATCT CTGCCCTATGTGATCGGCTTTTAGACTATGATGAAAATGTTCGAAAGCAAGTTGTGGATGTAATTTGTGATGTTGCTTGTTATTCTCTTGTTTCCATTCCCGTTCAGGCTGTAAAACTAGTTGTAGATCATTAA
- the LOC107891716 gene encoding transcription repressor MYB5 yields MKNPSLVGNSTSSKGTPCCSKVGIKRGPWTPEEDEVLANYIKREGEGRWRTLPKRAGLLRCGKSCRLRWMNYLRPSVKRGRIAPDEEDLILRLHRLLGNRWSLIAGRIPGRTDNEIKNYWNTHLSKKLISQGIDPRTHKPLNLITDKSPQINHDPVPKSNPSPPIPNPSVLASKTITIKTTNTTKDGTPTNLEHGYQQQSQNQQVDKSMEKRHYTESATLIMGEPSSHGNEGDHMENCNEDMFSSFLDSLINENLLVNQHPEEQQPNNLVAQAAAAAESSQNLSHGDMWETELISAMVGFGNEPNSFNNHYHYLHQL; encoded by the exons ATGAAGAACCCAAGTTTAGTCGGTAATTCAACAAGCAGCAAGGGTACTCCTTGTTGCAGCAAAGTTGGGATAAAGAGAGGACCATGGACGCCCGAAGAAGATGAAGTATTAGCCAACTACATCAAAAGGGAAGGCGAAGGACGATGGCGGACTTTGCCTAAACGAGCTGGTTTGCTTCGATGCGGTAAGAGTTGTCGTCTCCGGTGGATGAATTATCTCCGACCCTCTGTTAAACGAGGTCGTATTGCTCCCGATGAAGAAGATCTCATTCTTCGCCTTCATCGCCTGCTCGGTAACAG GTGGTCACTGATAGCTGGTAGGATTCCAGGGCGTACAGATAATGAAATAAAGAACTACTGGAATACCCATCTAAGCAAGAAGCTGATCAGCCAAGGAATAGATCCAAGAACCCATAAACCATTGAACCTTATTACCGATAAATCACCACAGATTAATCATGATCCTGTTCCAAAATCAAACCCTAGCCCCCCTATCCCTAATCCTTCTGTATTAGCATCAAAAACCATTACCATTAAAACTACAAACACTACCAAAGATGGTACACCGACTAACCTGGAACATGGGTATCAGCAGCAATCTCAAAACCAACAGGTTGATAAGAGCATGGAGAAACGGCATTATACTGAAAGTGCAACTCTTATCATGGGGGAACCAAGCAGCCATGGAAACGAAGGGGATCATATGGAAAATTGCAATGAAGATATGTTCTCCTCGTTTCTAGATTCATTGATTAATGAAAACTTGCTTGTTAATCAACACCCAGAAGAGCAGCAACCTAATAATTTGGTGGCACAGGCAGCAGCAGCCGCAGAATCTTCTCAGAACTTGAGTCATGGCGACATGTGGGAAACCGAACTCATATCTGCAATGGTTGGTTTTGGGAATGAGCCAAACTCTTTCAACAATCATTATCATTATCTGCATCAACTTTAG